TGCTCGAACTGCGATTTCAGTTGGATCAGTACATCAATCTTCGCCCCGTGAAATTGTTTCCCGGCGTGGAAACGCCACTGCGCGACAAAGGGCCTGCGGATATCGACTACGTCATCGTGCGCGAAAACACCGAAGACTTGTATTGCGGCGTCGGCGGATTCTTGAAAAAGCACACGCCCGACGAAGTGGCCAGCCAAACGGCCCTCTACACGCGAAAAGGCTGCGATCGCTGCATCCGCTGGGCCTTCGATTTCACGCGCCGCCGCAACAATCCCAAAGGCAAAATGCTGACCCTCGTCGCCAAAACCAATGTGCTCACGTACGGGCACGATCTGTGGTGGCGAGCGTTTCAAGAAGTTGCCCGCGAATATCCGGACGTGAAGGCCGACTACAACCATGTCGACGCTTGCTGCATGTGGATGGTCAAAAATCCGGAATATTACGACGTGATTGTGACCACCAACATGTTCGGCGACATCATCACGGATTTGAGCGCGGTGCTGCAGGGGGGATTGGGCGTCGCGGCAGGCGGCAACATCAATCCCGATCCGGGCGGTGTGAGCATGTTCGAGCCGATGGGCGGCAGCGCTCCGAAATACACCGGCCAGAATGTGATCAACCCGATCGCCGCCATCAACGCCATGAGCATGCTTCTGGAGCACACCGGCCAGCCGCAATCCGGAGCGCGCGTGATGCGAGCGATCCAAAGCGTTACCGGCACGAAGATGAAGGGCCAAGCCGCCGGCAAAATGGGTTATGGCACCAGCGAAGTCGGTGATCTGGTCGTCGCGGCACTGGGCGGCTGACGCGGATTCACGGGGTTGCCGCTGGCAAGCGCAGTCGGCCAGTGTTGGCGCCGCTTGACTCAAGCTGCAACACGAACTCGCGGATCTCCACTGGCAGACTTCGATTGCCGGTCGCACTCACGATCGCACATCGGCACGGATCGGCGCGGCCTGTCAGATTGGAACGCCTGGCCTACATCCGCCGAGATTTTCAGATAGCGGCAAGCCAAGCCATCGGCGCAGTCGGCACGGTCGTGATTCGCCTTGGCATGGGTCGCCGAAGAAGTCGCTGCCGCTTCATCGGCCCCAGACGCTTTTCCGAAAAGAAACTCCTGGGCATGATTCAACAATTCGTCGCAATAGAGAGAACTGGGCCGTTCGCAATGCCATAGCGCGTGGCCCCGGCCGTCGCGATTTGGGCACGTTTGACCCGCTAGCGCGGCGACGGCTTCGGCGGCGCGATAGCGATCAAAAAAGAACGGATATAAGAACCGCGTTTGCAAGTCGCGCAAAGCGCCGATTGGTTCAGCCACCGCATGGCTGTCGCTCGCCGAGCGATCGCCTTCAGACAAACTCAGGATTGGCGTGGCCATTGATACCGACTCCTGTCGGTCGGGAACTTGAAAGTCCGCCCCCAGAAACCTACACTGGCCGCCTATCGCCAGCGACCGATTATCCCGACGTGCGGCCGACGAATCAAGTTGCGCATCGAGAATGGTTGCACAACGGGCGTGCCCATGGCAGAAAGCATGCAGGCGCAATAGGCGGGCGATATACTGTTGCCAACACGACCTCGTCCGGCGGATCGGCGAACGGCGCACCATCGAATCGTTTGTATTCGAAGGGCGGCGATCTGAAGCGACTGTGAGTAACTCGAGCCATGCCCGATGTGCTTCGAACCGTCCGAATTTTCATCTCCAGCCCCGGCGACGTGGTCGAAGAGCGCGACCAGACGCGGCGCATCACCGAGAAACTCGAACGGCAATATGACGGCGCTTCGTTGGAACCGGTGCTTTGGGAGGATTTGCCGCTTCCCGCCACGGCTCGGAACCCCGCTGGGAACGACCGTCGCTCGGCCGGACGGCGCGCCGTATCGCAGCGGCACGGAGCGCGAATT
The sequence above is drawn from the Pirellulales bacterium genome and encodes:
- a CDS encoding 3-isopropylmalate dehydrogenase, which codes for MTSPATLKIAVIPGDGTGPEVTDEALKVLKAVAGLENFRYELQHYDFGGERYLRTGETLPAGAADELRSFEAIFLGAVGHPGVPPGVIEKGLLLELRFQLDQYINLRPVKLFPGVETPLRDKGPADIDYVIVRENTEDLYCGVGGFLKKHTPDEVASQTALYTRKGCDRCIRWAFDFTRRRNNPKGKMLTLVAKTNVLTYGHDLWWRAFQEVAREYPDVKADYNHVDACCMWMVKNPEYYDVIVTTNMFGDIITDLSAVLQGGLGVAAGGNINPDPGGVSMFEPMGGSAPKYTGQNVINPIAAINAMSMLLEHTGQPQSGARVMRAIQSVTGTKMKGQAAGKMGYGTSEVGDLVVAALGG